The following are encoded in a window of Apis mellifera strain DH4 linkage group LG10, Amel_HAv3.1, whole genome shotgun sequence genomic DNA:
- the LOC100576134 gene encoding uncharacterized protein LOC100576134 isoform X1, producing the protein MSGIRINVEEASNDGREDLVPDIEATAATTAVAGSPLSWHIPRPSLVGRSERDSENGSWAHHLHPNSPSRGSTSSQGSTASTHSAASGTLLLTAANLANLAAIHPPTVTAPKQMDTASVASSTHFTVVNGLGRPTTVYRKSCCARNQLTVLVCTMSFLFMVGLLLGILYMEMRIRDKYH; encoded by the exons ATGTCTGGGATTCGAATCAACGTGGAAGAGGCATCCAACGATGGACGCGAGGATCTCGTTCCTGAT ATCGAGGCGACAGCGGCCACTACGGCGGTAGCGGGCAGCCCGCTTTCCTGGCACATCCCAAGGCCGTCCTTGGTGGGACGAAGCGAGAGGGACAGCGAGAATGGTAGCTGGGCTCATCATCTGCACCCAAACTCGCCGTCCAGAGGATCCACCTCGTCGCAAGGATCCACGGCCAGTACACAC AGTGCCGCATCGGGCACATTACTCCTGACAGCCGCTAACCTGGCCAATCTCGCGGCCATACATCCACCTACAGTGACAGCACCGAAACAAATGGATACTGCATCTGTGGCGAGCAGCACCCACTTCACCGTGGTGAACGGCCTAGGCAGACCGACCACCGTCTACAGGAAGTCCTGCTGCGCGAGAAATCAGCTCACAGTGCTCGTCTGCACTATGAGCTTCCTATTCATGGTCGGTTTGCTGCTTGGGATTCTCTACATGGAAA TGAGAATTCGCGACAAGTACCACTAA
- the LOC100576134 gene encoding uncharacterized protein LOC100576134 isoform X2, giving the protein MSIEATAATTAVAGSPLSWHIPRPSLVGRSERDSENGSWAHHLHPNSPSRGSTSSQGSTASTHSAASGTLLLTAANLANLAAIHPPTVTAPKQMDTASVASSTHFTVVNGLGRPTTVYRKSCCARNQLTVLVCTMSFLFMVGLLLGILYMEMRIRDKYH; this is encoded by the exons ATCGAGGCGACAGCGGCCACTACGGCGGTAGCGGGCAGCCCGCTTTCCTGGCACATCCCAAGGCCGTCCTTGGTGGGACGAAGCGAGAGGGACAGCGAGAATGGTAGCTGGGCTCATCATCTGCACCCAAACTCGCCGTCCAGAGGATCCACCTCGTCGCAAGGATCCACGGCCAGTACACAC AGTGCCGCATCGGGCACATTACTCCTGACAGCCGCTAACCTGGCCAATCTCGCGGCCATACATCCACCTACAGTGACAGCACCGAAACAAATGGATACTGCATCTGTGGCGAGCAGCACCCACTTCACCGTGGTGAACGGCCTAGGCAGACCGACCACCGTCTACAGGAAGTCCTGCTGCGCGAGAAATCAGCTCACAGTGCTCGTCTGCACTATGAGCTTCCTATTCATGGTCGGTTTGCTGCTTGGGATTCTCTACATGGAAA TGAGAATTCGCGACAAGTACCACTAA
- the LOC102656560 gene encoding sperm-tail PG-rich repeat-containing protein 2-like has translation MAYDRTIRFPKIITQTSVKVGPGTYEISDVTCPDRHLAEYTPFLCGTERKTIDVPKEIARLPEKSRCSEKIEKLQGGVSIDFRDIRFKEEIIETPGPISNLTETLVKEKIRSHPGTWRGPPGKLWLTRPPPSIIPTATSIPDKDYTGYDINEYGVFVKNPPIKKKPTYFYNVHRGETNATTLMYKGNFWSRMTGRTEQQPFITPGPGHYEHERKKTANEIHDEKIREIKRMTSLQPRSFDILYRVKMRENLPAPNAYKIKSVFDKYSKSRCKCDTYVVEPAPFGQTAKRFVDVDSDIPGPGTYNPVVAIKCTPSIFSAPFGSYATRFKKDPAHFGPGPSDYDLNAGNLAFESEKRYKYSYAKKMRPQTYLDTISYGEEEEECYTPRSPPKRIEETKTLVHHVAFKSKVERFPEVEKRGPDAGIYETLKAFKRNRDKCEFPMLHVPFGTRGTRSSKIWFDTKKTPDPTSYHLSKDILKNAKGGVIDRSTKIEKYTPLLGPAYYTTTDLRRLYENMSEDSHVCAEVVCSFLLPENIYRHSRNYDV, from the exons ATGGCGTACGACAGGACAATAAGgtttccaaaaataatcaCACAGACGTCGGTTAAAGTTGGACCTGGAACGTACGAAATATCGGATGTTACTTGTCCCGATAGGCATCTAG CTGAGTATACTCCCTTTCTCTGcggaactgaaagaaaaactATTGATGTGCCGAAAGAGATCGCACGATTGCCAG AGAAATCTAGATGtagtgaaaaaattgaaaaattacagGGCGGAGTCAGCATTGATTTTAGGGATATTCGGTTTAAGGAAGAGATAATTGAAACACCGGGTCCAATTTCTAATTTGACTGAGACTTtggttaaagaaaaaataagatctCATCCCGGCACGTGGAGAGGTCCTCCTGGAAAA TTATGGCTAACGCGACCCCCACCTTCGATCATTCCAACGGCCACATCGATTCCAGACAAAGATTATACGGGATATGACATCAATGAATACGGCGTTTTCGTGAAAAATCCTCCCATAAAGAAGAAGCCAacttatttttacaatgttCATCGAGGA GAAACGAATGCTACCACGTTAATGTACAAAGGTAATTTTTGGAGCAGAATGACGGGAAGAACAGAGCAACAACCCTTCATAACTCCTGGCCCTGGCCATTACGAACACGAAAGGAAGAAGACAGCCAATGAAATACACGATGAGAagataagagaaataaaaagaatgactTCCTTGCAGCCACGTAGCTTCGATATATTGTATAGAGTAAAAATGCGCGAG AATTTGCCAGCACCAAATGCTTACAAGATAAAGAGTGTTTTTGACAAATATTCTAAGAGCAGATGCAAATGCGATACATATGTCGTTGAACCAGCACCTTTCGGCCAAACTGCCAAG AGATTCGTTGATGTAGATTCTGACATACCTGGCCCGGGTACATACAATCCCGTTGTCGCTATAAAGTGTACACCTTCCATTTTCTCTGCCCCATTCGGTTCTTACGCGActcgttttaaaaaagatccTGCGCACTTTGGACCAG GACCCAGCGATTACGATTTGAATGCCGGTAATTTAGCTTTCGAGTCGGAGAAGCGTTACAAATATTCCTACGCAAAAAAAATGAGACCACAGACATACTTGGATACAATTTCTTAtggcgaggaagaagaagaatgttATACCCCTCGTTCCCCCCCgaaaagaatagaagaaacGAAGACTCTTGTGCATCACGTTGCTTTTAAATCGAAAGTAGAAAGGTTTCCCGAAGTTGAAAAG AGAGGCCCCGACGCCGGTATTTACGAGACCTTGAAAGCTTTCAAAAGAAATCGTGACAAATGCGAATTCCCCATGTTACACGTCCCCTTCGGTACGCGCGGCACACGATCTTCGAAGATATGGTTCGACACCAAGAAAACGCCAG ATCCAACCTCCTACCATCTGTCCAAGGATATACTGAAGAACGCGAAGGGCGGTGTGATCGACAGATCGACGAAGATCGAAAAGTACACGCCTCTGCTGGGACCCGCTTACTATACC ACTACAGATTTAAGACGATTGTACGAGAACATGTCCGAGGATTCGCATGTTTGCGCTGAGGTCGTTTGCTCGTTTTTATTACCTGAGAATATATACAGGCACTCGAGAAATTACGATGTTTAA